A single window of Longimicrobium sp. DNA harbors:
- a CDS encoding VIT domain-containing protein, giving the protein MRRFALATTVLLAFAAPLSAQRTQAPIALSDPDGQELVIEELNVRAAVQGVFSLTEMEIVFRNPHGRRMEGRFSAVLPEGATVSRFAKEVNGHLMEGEVVERLRANRVYAEILHQMRDPALLEQDQGNRFSARIFPIEANTTVRVVLGYTRLLPLEGGVRSYRVPLRGLPRIGMMRVTAHVQPLPHEAQVSATLAGPPGSRMVDGRTLAWEDESFTPTEDLEIRWSPRPDAPREYLLRAGPYYLAGVRPDVAPAPPAAVDTRWVFLLDTSASAAEGMDHRLAALRTVLAALPGGQVELVAFDQQVAPLGTFRTPAEAARRVEALVRERGLLGGTDLNAALASIEERAARQPGTRFVLVSDGAATVGQTAPTEMFRPLDRMAAGTQVSALVLGAREDAGALRQVVQGRGRIVRVPFTEGMEDRAREAAARLALPPGRTVPVRDATADVFHATGAEDVQAGGEVLVLGRLRGREQTRLAVDGVRVGTGVRLDEARFGPLLVREFHRAHLEKLQEEERYADGDAARRRLAEEQVKLSIEHRVMVPRTTMLVLETEADYVRFGIDRRALAQILVVGPRGIERLDRRRAPRLARAASESTMAPDTVLGPPPPRPPAPLALDGIAVNTAGAERERAERRPRASAGAPPPPAPVSAPPPPVSAPPPAMAPPPPPPPPMASAPPPAPAATWVGARRFRPGEVDSLRARLAANPRDRALYNQLSEALAEAERWRELREVAFRWQPMDPDNPQVYESLALASHSLGMTDEAVRATGSLVEVAPGKPEMLQRAAMLLWRVGARTAWEAPARRAVEMRPDLPNPRRTLALLLWQAGRLEESAQTLEQALQTPVDRWYGNATAVVRDELGYVYRAWMRAEPGREAEIRQRAREHGVKLDGPDRLRITMTWDTDANDVDLHVVDPAGAHVYYAQKDAPSGLHLLQDIRQGFGPEVVRTDRVLPGTYHVGVNCYSAGPMGVSRGMIVVMEPVESGDVRVRIEPFRLLPNRGDVQPVLTLNPSAADRSHRQ; this is encoded by the coding sequence ATGCGACGATTCGCCCTCGCGACAACGGTGTTGTTGGCCTTCGCTGCCCCACTGTCGGCCCAGCGCACGCAGGCCCCCATCGCGCTCTCCGATCCTGACGGGCAGGAGCTCGTCATCGAAGAGCTGAACGTGCGGGCGGCGGTGCAGGGGGTGTTCTCGCTCACCGAGATGGAGATCGTCTTCCGCAACCCGCACGGGCGCCGGATGGAAGGGCGGTTCAGCGCAGTGCTGCCGGAGGGCGCTACCGTCAGCCGCTTCGCCAAGGAAGTGAACGGTCACCTGATGGAGGGCGAGGTGGTGGAGCGGCTGCGCGCCAACCGCGTGTACGCCGAAATCCTTCACCAGATGCGCGACCCCGCGCTGCTGGAGCAGGACCAGGGCAACCGCTTCAGCGCGCGCATCTTTCCCATCGAGGCCAACACCACCGTGCGCGTGGTGCTGGGCTACACGCGGCTGCTTCCGCTGGAGGGCGGCGTGCGCAGCTACCGCGTGCCGCTGCGCGGGCTGCCGCGGATCGGGATGATGCGGGTGACGGCGCACGTGCAGCCGCTACCGCACGAGGCGCAGGTGTCGGCCACGCTGGCGGGCCCGCCGGGAAGCCGGATGGTGGATGGGCGGACGCTGGCGTGGGAAGACGAGAGCTTCACCCCCACCGAAGACCTGGAGATCCGCTGGAGCCCGCGCCCGGACGCCCCGCGCGAGTACCTGCTGCGCGCCGGACCGTACTACCTGGCCGGCGTGCGGCCGGACGTGGCCCCCGCGCCCCCCGCGGCGGTGGACACGCGATGGGTGTTCCTGCTGGACACGTCGGCCTCCGCCGCGGAGGGGATGGACCACCGGCTGGCCGCGCTGAGGACGGTGCTCGCGGCGCTCCCGGGCGGACAGGTGGAGCTGGTGGCGTTCGACCAGCAGGTGGCGCCGCTGGGCACCTTCCGCACCCCCGCCGAGGCCGCGCGCCGCGTGGAAGCGCTCGTCCGCGAGCGCGGACTGCTGGGCGGCACCGACCTCAACGCCGCCTTGGCCTCCATCGAAGAGCGCGCCGCGCGGCAGCCCGGCACGCGCTTCGTGCTGGTGAGCGACGGCGCCGCGACGGTGGGCCAGACCGCGCCCACGGAGATGTTCCGCCCCCTGGACCGCATGGCAGCGGGCACGCAGGTGAGCGCGCTGGTGCTGGGCGCACGCGAAGACGCGGGCGCGCTCCGCCAGGTCGTGCAGGGGCGCGGGCGCATCGTCCGGGTGCCCTTCACCGAGGGCATGGAGGACCGCGCCCGCGAGGCCGCCGCGCGCCTGGCGCTGCCGCCCGGGCGCACCGTGCCCGTGCGCGACGCCACGGCCGACGTGTTCCACGCCACCGGCGCGGAAGACGTGCAGGCGGGCGGGGAAGTGCTGGTGCTGGGCCGGCTGCGCGGGCGCGAGCAGACCCGGCTGGCGGTGGACGGCGTGCGCGTGGGCACCGGGGTGCGGCTGGACGAGGCCCGGTTCGGGCCTCTGCTGGTGCGCGAGTTCCATCGCGCGCACCTGGAAAAGCTGCAGGAGGAAGAGCGCTACGCCGATGGCGATGCGGCCCGCCGCCGCCTGGCAGAGGAGCAGGTGAAGCTCAGCATCGAGCACCGGGTGATGGTGCCGCGCACGACGATGCTGGTGCTGGAGACGGAAGCCGACTACGTGCGCTTCGGGATCGACCGCAGGGCGCTCGCGCAGATCCTGGTCGTGGGCCCGCGCGGCATCGAGCGGCTGGACCGCCGCCGCGCGCCGCGCCTGGCCCGCGCCGCATCCGAGAGCACGATGGCGCCCGACACGGTCCTGGGCCCCCCGCCGCCGCGACCCCCTGCGCCGCTCGCGCTCGATGGTATTGCGGTGAATACCGCGGGTGCGGAGCGCGAGAGAGCCGAGCGAAGGCCGCGCGCGTCCGCGGGCGCCCCGCCGCCCCCTGCACCCGTATCCGCGCCGCCCCCGCCCGTATCCGCGCCACCCCCGGCCATGGCGCCGCCGCCACCGCCGCCGCCACCGATGGCATCAGCGCCACCGCCCGCGCCGGCGGCAACGTGGGTGGGCGCCCGCCGCTTTCGCCCGGGCGAGGTAGACAGCCTGCGCGCACGGCTGGCCGCCAACCCGCGGGATCGCGCGCTCTACAACCAGCTCAGCGAGGCGCTGGCCGAGGCGGAGCGGTGGCGCGAGCTGCGCGAGGTGGCGTTCCGCTGGCAGCCGATGGACCCCGATAACCCGCAGGTCTACGAGAGCCTCGCGCTGGCCAGCCACAGCCTGGGGATGACGGACGAGGCGGTCCGCGCCACGGGATCGCTGGTGGAAGTGGCGCCCGGAAAGCCCGAGATGCTGCAGCGCGCCGCGATGCTGCTCTGGCGCGTGGGCGCGCGGACGGCGTGGGAGGCGCCGGCGCGCCGCGCGGTAGAGATGCGTCCGGACCTGCCCAACCCGCGCCGCACGCTGGCGCTGCTGCTCTGGCAGGCGGGCCGCCTGGAAGAATCCGCACAGACGCTGGAGCAGGCGCTGCAGACGCCGGTGGACCGGTGGTACGGCAACGCCACGGCCGTGGTGCGCGACGAACTGGGATACGTCTACCGCGCCTGGATGCGCGCCGAGCCGGGCCGCGAAGCCGAGATCCGCCAGCGCGCCCGGGAGCACGGCGTAAAGCTGGACGGGCCGGACCGCCTGCGGATCACCATGACCTGGGACACGGACGCCAACGACGTAGACCTGCACGTGGTGGATCCCGCCGGCGCGCACGTGTACTACGCGCAGAAGGATGCCCCGAGCGGCCTCCACCTGCTGCAGGACATCCGGCAGGGCTTTGGTCCCGAGGTGGTGCGGACCGACCGCGTGCTGCCGGGCACGTACCACGTGGGCGTCAACTGCTACAGCGCGGGCCCCATGGGCGTCAGCCGCGGCATGATCGTGGTAATGGAGCCGGTGGAGAGCGGCGACGTTCGCGTGCGGATCGAGCCCTTCCGCCTGCTCCCGAACCGCGGCGACGTGCAGCCGGTGCTCACGCTGAACCCGTCAGCCGCCGATCGATCGCATCGCCAATGA
- a CDS encoding aldo/keto reductase, giving the protein MKYRTYPGTDISTSEVGFGVWTLAAGWWGDFTDDEAIALLHRAYDLGITLFDTADTYGNGRADELVGRAFADRRDKVTISSKVGYDFYNHPDARRGQQEIPHNPDPAFLREAVEKQLRRLGTDTIDVLAFHNVKEDHVPDDGIWDTFQRLQDEGKVRSWGGALGPSNGYLFEGMDLIRQRRVKSLQLINNILEPFPGQNLTEEAERTGWTGIQVRVTHSSGMLEGKYTEDTEFAKNDHRRHRPRSWLVNGLKKLESLRWLHEGRDMTLGQAALKWLLASPVVVTTLPNIYNVEQLEEFAAASDLPDLSADDLARIAELQRTNFGVHEDHMRYKGTMERDGEAIGPMYRYPEDGFPGAPAPELETAAAD; this is encoded by the coding sequence ATGAAATATCGTACCTATCCCGGAACCGACATCTCCACGTCGGAAGTGGGATTTGGCGTGTGGACCCTGGCCGCGGGCTGGTGGGGAGATTTCACCGACGACGAGGCCATCGCGCTGCTGCACCGCGCGTACGACCTGGGAATCACCCTGTTCGACACCGCCGACACCTACGGCAACGGTCGCGCGGACGAGCTCGTCGGCCGCGCGTTCGCCGACCGGCGCGACAAGGTGACCATCAGCAGCAAGGTGGGCTACGACTTCTACAACCACCCCGACGCGCGCCGCGGGCAGCAGGAGATTCCCCACAATCCCGATCCCGCGTTCCTGCGCGAAGCGGTCGAGAAGCAGCTGCGGCGGCTGGGGACGGACACCATCGACGTGCTGGCGTTCCACAACGTGAAGGAAGACCACGTTCCCGACGACGGCATCTGGGACACCTTCCAGCGGCTGCAGGACGAGGGCAAGGTGCGCTCGTGGGGCGGCGCGCTGGGCCCCTCCAACGGCTACCTGTTCGAGGGGATGGACCTGATCCGCCAGCGCCGAGTGAAGAGCCTGCAGCTGATCAACAACATCCTGGAGCCCTTCCCCGGCCAGAACCTGACGGAAGAGGCCGAGCGCACCGGCTGGACGGGCATCCAGGTGCGCGTGACGCACTCGTCGGGGATGCTGGAGGGCAAGTACACCGAGGACACCGAGTTCGCCAAGAACGACCACCGGCGCCACCGCCCGCGTTCGTGGCTCGTCAACGGCCTGAAGAAGCTGGAGTCGCTGCGCTGGCTTCACGAAGGGCGCGACATGACGCTCGGCCAAGCGGCGCTCAAGTGGCTGCTGGCCTCGCCCGTCGTGGTGACGACGCTGCCCAACATCTACAACGTCGAGCAGCTGGAGGAGTTCGCGGCCGCCAGCGACCTGCCCGACCTTTCGGCCGACGACCTGGCGCGCATCGCCGAGCTTCAGCGCACCAACTTTGGCGTGCACGAGGACCACATGCGCTACAAGGGCACCATGGAGCGTGACGGCGAGGCCATTGGCCCCATGTACCGCTACCCAGAGGACGGATTCCCCGGCGCCCCCGCACCCGAGCTGGAGACCGCCGCGGCGGACTGA
- the purF gene encoding amidophosphoribosyltransferase codes for MCGIVAVSGNPEAAQLAFLGLYSLQHRGQEAAGIASFESATGESHRVRKAGLVVDAIKETDIAELPGDVAVAHIRYSTAGGAGLKNAQPIRERFRGGVVSLVHNGNLTNANLLRDRLFDEGALFQSTIDSEVIVHLIARSRAPSTEEQIVDALSQVEGAYCVLITVGDTLYAARDPYGYRPLVIGALPSGGLALTSETCALDIMHARYIRDVEPGELVRIRHGEIESVTRLPKFVAEPQPCVFELVYFARPDTRLWGYTVDRARRAFGRRLAEEQPVDGDIVISVPDSANSAAVGYSERSGIPFELGLIRNHYVGRTFITPTQAGRDFKVRMKFSPVREVLQGKRVVVIDDSLVRGTTSRALVNMLREAGAKEVHLRLASPPVRWPCFYGIDMPTREELIASDKSVEEIREYLHVDSLGYLSPEGMTDAVRENGETYCTACFTGDYRAPLVDAGAGFEMSSHC; via the coding sequence ATGTGTGGAATCGTCGCGGTCTCCGGGAACCCCGAGGCCGCACAACTCGCTTTCCTGGGCCTGTACTCCCTGCAGCACCGCGGGCAGGAAGCGGCCGGCATCGCGTCGTTCGAGAGCGCCACGGGCGAAAGCCACCGCGTCCGCAAGGCGGGGCTGGTGGTCGACGCCATCAAGGAAACCGACATCGCCGAGCTTCCCGGCGACGTGGCGGTGGCCCACATCCGCTACTCCACCGCGGGCGGGGCCGGCCTGAAGAACGCCCAGCCCATCCGCGAGCGCTTCCGCGGCGGCGTGGTGTCGCTCGTTCACAACGGCAACCTCACCAACGCCAACCTGCTGCGCGACCGCCTGTTCGACGAGGGCGCGCTCTTCCAAAGCACCATAGACAGCGAGGTGATCGTTCACCTTATCGCCCGCTCGCGCGCGCCATCCACCGAGGAGCAGATCGTCGATGCGCTCTCGCAGGTGGAGGGCGCGTACTGCGTGCTGATCACCGTGGGCGACACGCTGTACGCCGCGCGCGACCCGTACGGCTACCGGCCGCTGGTAATCGGGGCGCTGCCCAGCGGCGGGCTGGCGCTGACGAGCGAAACCTGCGCGCTCGACATCATGCACGCCCGGTACATTCGCGACGTGGAGCCGGGCGAGCTCGTGCGCATCCGCCACGGCGAAATCGAAAGCGTCACGCGGCTCCCCAAGTTCGTCGCCGAGCCACAGCCCTGCGTCTTCGAGCTGGTGTACTTCGCCCGGCCCGACACCCGGCTGTGGGGCTACACGGTAGACCGCGCCCGCCGCGCCTTCGGCCGGCGTCTGGCCGAGGAGCAGCCGGTGGACGGCGACATCGTCATCTCCGTTCCCGACAGCGCCAACTCGGCGGCGGTGGGCTACAGCGAACGCTCGGGCATTCCCTTCGAGCTGGGGCTGATCCGCAACCACTACGTGGGCCGCACCTTCATCACCCCCACGCAGGCGGGGCGCGACTTCAAGGTGCGGATGAAGTTCAGCCCCGTGCGCGAGGTGCTGCAGGGCAAGCGCGTGGTGGTGATCGACGACTCGCTGGTGCGCGGCACCACGTCGCGCGCACTGGTGAACATGCTGCGCGAGGCGGGCGCGAAGGAAGTGCACCTGCGCCTGGCTTCGCCGCCCGTGCGCTGGCCCTGCTTCTACGGCATCGACATGCCGACGCGCGAGGAGTTGATCGCCTCGGACAAGTCCGTAGAAGAGATCCGCGAGTACCTGCACGTCGATTCTCTCGGCTACCTCTCACCCGAGGGGATGACCGACGCGGTGCGCGAGAACGGCGAGACGTACTGCACCGCCTGCTTCACCGGGGACTACCGCGCTCCCCTGGTAGACGCCGGCGCCGGGTTCGAGATGTCGTCGCACTGCTGA
- the purL gene encoding phosphoribosylformylglycinamidine synthase subunit PurL, translating into MPVQPRPGDPAITPELVADHGISEHEYGLILDILGRVPTYTELGVFSAMWSEHCGYKNSRPLLRKLPTKAPWVLQGPGENAGVIDVGDGLAVAFKIESHNHPSAVEPYQGAATGVGGILRDVFTMGARPIACLNSLRFGEIDGPEGDRVRYLVAGVVKGIGDYGNCVGIPTVGGEVYFDAAYEGNPLVNAMAIGLMKKEELIRGVASGVGNPIMAVGSKTGRDGIHGATFASAELTEESEAKRPMVQVGDPFTEKMLLEASLELIRSGHIVGIQDMGAAGLVSSSTEMAARGGTGVEIEITRVPVRETGMTPYEILLSETQERMLVVAHEGREEDVRAILGRWDLDAETIGYVTDTGRYVIRENGAVVVDIPGEPLVDACPTYTREGIESSEVVEARAFDPSTITLKPEEADPTWTLRRLLDSPTVASKRWVYEQYDSTVRTNTVVGPGSDAAVVRLRGTNRAIAATVDCNSRYVYLNPYRGGQIAVAEAARNLVCSGALPRAVTDNLNFGNPLKPEVYFQLSESLRGIGEACTVLETPVTGGNVSLYNENPRGAIYPTPTIGMVGVIDDLAHVTTSSFRRAGDAIVLLGRNTAELGGSEYLKTIHGRVAGDAPALDLPGEQKLQRALLAMIRAGRVASAHDTAEGGLAVALVESAIADPAAPLGVEVDLDDDLPVNALLFGEAQSRVVVSCAEDRLDALLEMAAEYGVPARRIGTVGAPFGTVVIRTHGGSIETAAGELVEIYESAIPRRMEGSAADVETSLESVVQNGME; encoded by the coding sequence GTGCCCGTACAGCCCCGCCCCGGAGACCCGGCCATCACCCCTGAGCTGGTGGCCGACCACGGCATCAGCGAACACGAGTACGGGCTGATCCTCGACATCCTGGGCCGCGTGCCCACCTACACCGAGCTTGGCGTGTTCAGCGCCATGTGGTCCGAGCACTGCGGCTACAAGAACAGCCGCCCCCTGCTGCGCAAGCTGCCGACGAAGGCGCCCTGGGTGCTCCAGGGCCCGGGCGAGAACGCGGGCGTCATCGACGTGGGCGATGGGCTGGCCGTGGCCTTCAAGATCGAGTCGCACAACCACCCCTCCGCCGTCGAGCCGTACCAGGGCGCCGCCACGGGCGTGGGCGGCATCCTGCGCGACGTCTTTACGATGGGCGCGCGCCCCATCGCCTGCCTCAACTCGCTGCGCTTCGGCGAGATCGACGGGCCCGAGGGGGACCGCGTCCGGTATCTCGTCGCGGGCGTGGTGAAGGGGATCGGTGACTACGGCAACTGCGTGGGCATCCCCACCGTGGGCGGCGAGGTGTACTTCGACGCCGCGTACGAAGGCAATCCGCTGGTCAACGCCATGGCCATCGGGCTGATGAAGAAGGAGGAGCTGATCCGCGGCGTGGCGTCCGGCGTGGGCAACCCAATCATGGCGGTGGGATCGAAGACGGGGCGCGACGGCATCCACGGCGCCACCTTCGCCAGCGCGGAATTGACGGAGGAGAGCGAGGCCAAGCGCCCCATGGTGCAGGTGGGCGACCCCTTTACCGAGAAGATGCTGCTGGAGGCGTCGCTGGAGCTGATCCGCTCCGGCCACATCGTAGGCATCCAGGACATGGGCGCGGCGGGGCTCGTCTCGTCGTCCACGGAGATGGCGGCGCGTGGCGGAACGGGTGTGGAGATCGAGATCACCCGCGTTCCCGTCCGCGAAACGGGGATGACGCCGTACGAGATCTTGCTCAGCGAGACGCAGGAACGGATGCTCGTCGTCGCCCACGAGGGGCGCGAGGAGGACGTCCGCGCGATCCTGGGGCGGTGGGACCTGGACGCGGAGACCATCGGCTACGTGACGGACACGGGGCGGTACGTGATCCGCGAGAACGGTGCAGTGGTGGTCGACATCCCCGGCGAGCCGCTGGTGGACGCCTGCCCCACGTACACCCGCGAGGGCATCGAGTCCTCCGAAGTGGTGGAGGCGCGCGCGTTCGATCCGTCGACGATCACGCTGAAGCCCGAGGAGGCCGATCCCACGTGGACGCTGCGGCGCCTGCTGGATTCGCCGACCGTGGCGTCCAAGCGCTGGGTCTATGAGCAGTACGACAGCACGGTGCGGACGAACACGGTCGTGGGCCCGGGGAGCGACGCGGCGGTGGTGCGGCTGCGCGGCACCAACCGGGCGATCGCGGCCACCGTGGACTGCAACTCGCGCTACGTGTACCTGAACCCGTACCGCGGCGGGCAGATCGCCGTGGCCGAGGCGGCGCGCAACCTGGTCTGCTCGGGCGCCCTGCCCCGCGCGGTGACCGACAACCTGAACTTCGGAAACCCGCTGAAGCCGGAGGTCTACTTCCAACTTTCCGAGTCGCTGCGCGGGATCGGCGAGGCGTGCACGGTGCTGGAAACGCCGGTTACGGGCGGCAACGTCAGCCTGTACAACGAGAACCCGCGCGGCGCCATCTATCCCACGCCCACGATCGGGATGGTGGGGGTGATCGACGACCTGGCGCACGTCACCACGTCGTCGTTCCGCCGGGCGGGCGACGCCATCGTGCTGCTGGGGCGCAACACGGCGGAACTGGGCGGCAGCGAGTACCTGAAGACCATCCACGGACGCGTGGCCGGCGACGCGCCGGCGCTGGACCTCCCAGGCGAGCAGAAGCTGCAGCGTGCGCTGCTGGCCATGATCCGCGCCGGCCGGGTGGCGTCCGCCCACGACACGGCGGAGGGCGGATTGGCCGTCGCCCTCGTGGAATCCGCGATCGCCGACCCCGCCGCGCCGCTGGGAGTCGAAGTCGATCTGGACGATGACCTGCCGGTGAACGCACTTCTCTTCGGCGAGGCGCAGAGCCGCGTGGTGGTCTCGTGCGCGGAGGACCGGCTGGATGCGCTACTGGAGATGGCGGCGGAGTACGGCGTCCCGGCACGGCGGATCGGCACCGTGGGCGCGCCGTTCGGGACCGTCGTGATCCGCACGCACGGTGGGTCGATCGAGACGGCGGCCGGGGAGCTGGTGGAGATCTACGAGTCGGCGATCCCGCGGCGGATGGAGGGGAGCGCGGCGGACGTGGAGACGTCGCTGGAGTCGGTGGTGCAGAACGGGATGGAATAG
- the purQ gene encoding phosphoribosylformylglycinamidine synthase subunit PurQ — protein MKIGVVTFPGSNCDYDCYKAVEELLQAEAVYLWHKEHDLQGVDAVFLPGGFSYGDYLRCGAIAAHSPIMREVMEFAAAGGPVAGICNGFQILCESGLLPGALVRNRTLKFRSRAVHLRVERAEPPFTSEYEVGQVLRIPIAHGEGCYIADPAVLDELEANGQVAFRYCDAEGNVVPAANPNGSVRNIAGIVNAAGNVLGMMPHPERAVDPLLGSTDGASVFRALAGHLSAAQ, from the coding sequence ATGAAGATCGGCGTCGTGACCTTCCCGGGGTCCAACTGCGACTACGACTGCTACAAGGCGGTCGAGGAGCTGCTGCAGGCAGAGGCCGTGTACCTGTGGCACAAGGAGCACGACCTGCAAGGCGTGGATGCCGTGTTCCTGCCTGGCGGCTTCAGCTACGGCGACTACCTGCGCTGCGGGGCCATCGCCGCGCACAGCCCCATCATGCGCGAGGTGATGGAGTTCGCCGCCGCGGGGGGGCCGGTGGCGGGCATCTGCAACGGGTTCCAGATCCTCTGCGAGAGCGGGCTGCTCCCCGGCGCCCTGGTGCGCAACCGCACACTGAAGTTCCGCTCCCGCGCCGTCCATCTCCGGGTGGAGCGCGCGGAGCCGCCGTTCACCTCGGAGTACGAGGTCGGTCAGGTGCTGCGCATCCCAATCGCGCACGGCGAGGGGTGCTACATCGCCGATCCCGCGGTACTGGACGAACTGGAGGCGAACGGGCAGGTGGCCTTCCGCTACTGCGACGCGGAGGGCAACGTGGTCCCCGCGGCCAACCCCAACGGGAGCGTGCGCAACATCGCGGGCATCGTGAATGCCGCGGGCAACGTGCTGGGGATGATGCCGCACCCGGAGCGCGCGGTAGATCCCCTGCTGGGCAGCACGGACGGCGCGTCGGTGTTCCGGGCGCTGGCGGGGCATCTCAGCGCTGCTCAGTAG
- the purS gene encoding phosphoribosylformylglycinamidine synthase subunit PurS, with the protein MTEYSIEVRVTPRRGILDPQGKAVGGALASLGFSGVGEVHVGRIIVFSLAAEGEPQARETAEGMCRQLLANPVTEDFRITVSPAESVG; encoded by the coding sequence GTGACGGAATACAGCATCGAGGTGCGGGTGACGCCGCGGCGCGGCATCCTGGACCCGCAGGGCAAGGCGGTGGGCGGGGCGCTGGCCTCGCTCGGCTTCAGCGGCGTGGGCGAGGTGCACGTGGGCCGCATCATCGTCTTCTCCCTTGCGGCGGAGGGCGAACCCCAGGCGCGCGAGACGGCGGAGGGGATGTGCCGGCAGCTGCTGGCCAACCCGGTTACGGAGGACTTCCGGATCACCGTGTCGCCGGCGGAGAGCGTGGGATGA
- the pssA gene encoding CDP-diacylglycerol--serine O-phosphatidyltransferase — MMVDSMSPRRRRLRRGVVILPSAFTLGNLFLGIWAIVNASRGEYFTAGWMIVGAAIMDLLDGRIARFTATGSAFGEELDSLVDAISFGVAPALIAYFAFFSTGGEWSWILAFLYIVAAVFRLARFNIEQAGTAKAAFHGLPSPTAGACLATYYAFTETPFWAAWLPHVPVVRMAGWLLMLLGVLMVSNVLYPVVPRFGTRTWSGRFAIFLAVVSLVSAFTYPAYFFFPFSMLYITYGLVKSVLGGFEERLPARDPLEEEVDDGEADDMRELEYEEMRPKPGLREPMDSGNQA; from the coding sequence ATGATGGTCGATTCGATGTCGCCCCGGCGGCGGCGCCTGCGCCGCGGCGTGGTGATCCTGCCCAGCGCCTTTACGCTGGGCAACCTGTTCCTGGGCATCTGGGCCATCGTCAACGCGTCGCGCGGCGAGTACTTCACCGCGGGATGGATGATCGTGGGCGCGGCCATCATGGACCTGCTGGACGGCCGCATCGCCCGCTTCACCGCCACGGGCAGCGCCTTCGGCGAGGAGCTGGACTCGCTGGTGGACGCCATCTCGTTCGGCGTGGCGCCCGCGCTGATCGCCTACTTCGCCTTCTTCAGCACGGGCGGCGAGTGGTCGTGGATCCTCGCCTTCCTGTACATCGTGGCCGCCGTGTTCCGGCTCGCGCGCTTCAACATCGAGCAGGCGGGAACCGCCAAGGCCGCGTTCCACGGACTTCCCTCCCCCACGGCCGGCGCCTGCCTGGCCACCTACTACGCGTTCACCGAGACGCCGTTCTGGGCCGCGTGGCTGCCGCACGTGCCAGTGGTGCGCATGGCCGGGTGGCTGCTGATGCTGCTGGGCGTGCTGATGGTGAGCAATGTCCTGTACCCGGTGGTGCCGCGGTTCGGCACGCGCACCTGGAGCGGGCGCTTCGCCATCTTCCTGGCGGTCGTTTCGCTGGTGTCGGCGTTCACCTATCCGGCGTACTTCTTCTTTCCCTTCAGCATGCTGTACATCACCTACGGGCTGGTGAAGTCGGTGCTGGGCGGATTCGAGGAGCGGCTTCCCGCCCGCGACCCGCTGGAAGAGGAAGTGGACGACGGCGAGGCCGACGACATGCGGGAGCTGGAATACGAGGAAATGCGCCCCAAGCCGGGGCTTCGCGAACCCATGGACAGCGGGAACCAGGCGTGA
- a CDS encoding phosphoribosylaminoimidazolesuccinocarboxamide synthase, whose translation MLNATLVSTDLPFPLRVRGKVRDVYDLGDALLMVATDRVSAFDVVMPDPVPRKGEVLTLISAWWFARTADLVPNHVLSIDPDHIAARYPALAPHRASWERRGMLVRKLEPFPVECVVRGYLSGSAWKEYRESGTLAGEPMPPGLRESNRLETPIFSPATKAESGHDENIPFGRMQEIVGGEAAERLRDASMALYDRGRETAASAGIIIADTKFEFGRDADGTIRVMDEMLTPDSSRFWPADRYQPGRGQPSLDKQPLRDWLEELTARGAWNKAPPGPALPPEVVDETSRRYQDAFRRLTGMALDDFPLRDPGAAG comes from the coding sequence ATCCTGAACGCCACCCTGGTCAGCACCGACCTTCCCTTTCCGCTGAGGGTGCGCGGAAAGGTCCGCGACGTGTACGACCTGGGCGACGCGCTGCTGATGGTGGCCACCGACCGCGTCAGCGCCTTCGACGTGGTGATGCCCGACCCGGTTCCCCGCAAGGGCGAAGTCCTCACCCTGATCTCCGCCTGGTGGTTCGCGCGCACCGCCGACCTGGTGCCCAACCACGTCCTGTCCATCGACCCCGACCACATCGCCGCCCGCTACCCCGCCCTAGCGCCCCACCGCGCGTCGTGGGAACGGCGCGGCATGCTGGTGCGAAAGCTGGAGCCGTTCCCGGTGGAGTGCGTGGTGCGCGGCTACCTGAGCGGCAGCGCGTGGAAGGAGTACCGTGAGTCGGGCACGCTGGCCGGCGAGCCGATGCCGCCGGGGCTGCGCGAATCCAACCGGCTGGAAACGCCGATCTTCTCCCCCGCCACCAAGGCCGAGTCCGGCCACGACGAGAACATCCCCTTTGGGCGGATGCAGGAGATCGTCGGCGGCGAGGCGGCGGAGCGGCTGCGCGACGCATCGATGGCGCTGTACGATCGCGGACGCGAAACGGCGGCGAGCGCGGGGATCATCATCGCCGACACCAAGTTCGAGTTCGGCCGCGACGCGGACGGGACGATCCGCGTGATGGACGAGATGCTGACGCCCGATTCGTCGCGCTTCTGGCCGGCGGACCGGTACCAGCCCGGCCGCGGGCAGCCGTCGCTCGACAAGCAGCCCCTGCGCGACTGGCTGGAGGAGCTGACGGCGCGCGGCGCGTGGAACAAGGCGCCGCCGGGCCCCGCCCTGCCGCCGGAGGTGGTGGACGAAACCTCGCGCCGCTACCAGGACGCCTTCCGCCGGCTGACTGGCATGGCGCTGGACGACTTTCCCCTGCGCGACCCCGGAGCCGCCGGATGA